In Rutidosis leptorrhynchoides isolate AG116_Rl617_1_P2 chromosome 2, CSIRO_AGI_Rlap_v1, whole genome shotgun sequence, one genomic interval encodes:
- the LOC139891747 gene encoding vesicle-associated protein 2-1-like, producing the protein MASGGKLVSVDPEELRFQFELEKPSHCDLKVSNTTDKNVAFKVKTTSPKKYFVRPNTGVIQPYDSCTIRVTLQAQLEYPPDMQCRDKFLLQSTPVPPNSEDLLELPANTFSKEPGKQLEEYKLKVVYIARTTDRGSSDDSLKQTPDLSSNQAIQTARAAKDAAVKEATQLQQELDTLKRRNQKKSPGISIKLAIAAGLIGIMVGFILKMALASPLSTLPPSPPPTAE; encoded by the exons ATGGCTAGCGGTGGCAAATTAGTCTCTGTCGACCCTGAAGAACTCAGGTTTCAAT TTGAACTGGAGAAACCAAGCCATTGTGATTTAAAAGTTTCTAACACCACAGATAAGAATGTTGCCTTTAAG GTCAAAACTACCTCACCCAAAAAATACTTTGTACGGCCAAACACTGGTGTCATACAGCCTTATGATTCATGTACCATAAGAG TTACCCTTCAAGCGCAACTTGAGTACCCTCCAGATATGCAATGCAGAGATAAATTTCTTTTACAAAGCACCCCTGTTCCTCCAAATTCTGAAGACCTTCTGGAGCTTCCAGCAAACACT TTTAGCAAGGAACCTGGTAAACAGTTAGAGGAATACAAGCTTAAGGTTGTCTATATTGCTCGCACTACTGATAGGGGAAGTTCAGATGATAGTCTCAAACAAACTCCTGATCTAAGCTct AATCAAGCAATTCAGACTGCGAGAGCTGCTAAGGATGCAGCTGTGAAAGAAGCAACCCAGCTGCAACAGGAACTG GACACTTTGAAGAGAAGGAACCAGAAAAAGAGTCCTGGAATCTCAATAAAGCTCGCGATAGCTGCTGGACTGATTGGTATAATGGTAGGTTTTATTCTAAAGATGGCTCTGGCTTCACCATTATCGACACTACCTCCTTCACCTCCCCCAACAGCAGAGTAA